The DNA window AAAAATGATACTTATTTTTGGTATCCCTTTGAAGGGGAATTAATCtggtatatattatttctacgatttttataaaaaaggaaaaatatCCTATCGAAggagaaaaaattaaaatataataaattcaaaataaaaattattaaaagtttaattaaaaaaaaaatatgtttaaaaatgaaaagtaATTTTACTATAAAACATGTAGAgatcatttctttttttttcattgattaatatatttttttgaaaaaattgtatgcaTCATCAAAAGGACGTATATTTTACAAGCGTGTGTATACAATTTAGgaaagtaataaaatatgtatatacatacatgtatgcatatatttctttgtattttaatttatagttagcaaaataatttctattttataattcattttttgttatacaaacactaaaaatatatttaaaatatcatattttagtTACAAGTTCaaaggaataaaaaaacggaTAAAAATATCGTAAGGGGTgagaaattatatatatgtgacAATTCcccatttatatatttaaacgaaaaaagatatgcaaaaaattcaaatagggtacaaaaaaatgtgaaagAGCAAAAAGGCGAAATGACGAAATGGTGAAATGGCAAAGCATTCACCTTTTAATCGTTCACTTATCTATCCTCCTTTTTACTACTTCAAAAAGGGAACTAAATAATAGCCACCAGTATAATGAAATACGTtttcacaaaataaatgctTCTTAACTTTCCAACGTTTCGTTCAGCAGCATCCAACGGTTTGTTTTTTCCTTTAGTATTTCCgcacaatttaaaaaatcctataaaaaataaaaacattataaatgatatatttaatcgAGGTACAAAAATTAGAACTGTCACACATGaataaatcaaatttaAGGAAGCATTCTTTATGTTTGCCATTTGTGCAGAATAAAAAGACGTACCCCGTTggtattatttattccgCCATAGACGACTAGGTGGTTTTTCCATATAAATGCGACAAAATTAGATCGAGCAAAATTTAGATTTGGTCCTTCTGTccattcgttttttttaaagtcaTAAATTTCTACTGATTTGAGATCCTTTACTCCGGTGGATCCTCCtaaaatcgaaaaaaagaaaaataaaataattgcaAAAAAGTGGAAAAAcagataaataaaataatattaatttgtatatatatgtaaaatttacctatagcatatattttattatcaaatacTATTGCGACCAATGCGAGTCGAGCTTGTTTTAATGGTTCGCACATTTCccatttcatatttttttcatttaaatttagcATTTCAACACTTTTGTGAACTTTTCCATAATTTCCAACTCCATCCTTTCCaccaattataaaaattgtattatcaaaaataattgcaCTAGCAGAATGTCTAACACAATTAAGAGGAGGTAAAGACCTCCAcgaatttattttactatcataatattcaacactttttaatatatgttgATTACCTTCTCCCCCTAATACAAAAAGATTATTATCACCTGTACATATACCACAAAAATTAGATCTCGAAAAGTgcattaaatttatttgtttccatttttttttttcatggcaatatttttctattagagcatatttttttcttccatCTGTTCCCCCAATAGCTAATATACATCCATTTTTAgttaaacataaaaaatgccCATATCTGAAAAAAGgcaatttatttattttttttcttaatacatatttcttattttcatcTATAGTTATATTAATAGATATTAATTCGTTGTTGGAATTCATTTGTCTTTTAGAATCGTTGACAACATATGAATATACTATCTTTATATCATCAGTAGGttcttcgtttttttctatatttaattcaCTGCATATTGTATTATTGTCTGTATAAGaattatttgtttcattGCTGCCTGTACATTCAggcatattattaatatcactgtttacattatttatgttatattCAGGGtcaattatattcatattatctTGTTTACCATTGTATACAATTTCaccatttattatatcatttgtaaaacataaactaggatatatatcattattatttatctcATCCTTATccgtattatttataacgGTGTCCATTCTATCGTCGTTTATATAGTTTCCTTTCATTAAACTGGTATTTATGTGATTTTTGCTTATGGCATTCATACCAGTTATtgcaaaatattaaataaagcaCAAATAggtttgaaataaaaaaaaggaaacatAAGAGAAATGAGGAGACCTtctcaaaaatatatgttgggaaaaaattaaccaaaaaaataattcttaaaaaaaatattaattactAAAGCTGTATAGAAATGTGTGtaattatgaaataaaaataaatatgtagaatatagtattaatttttgctaataaaaaaaaataataaaacaatcatcttccttttatatttatatgtgtaagatttcattttttttattttcttatcAAATTAAGGAACGGAAGTagccatatttttttgtttgttgTGGTTGAGCATTAGCGCTTGTGCGGATATAATACTTTTCtatctatttttaattaaatcaattttgtattattttgaaaagaTGAAGtctattgtaaaaaataataaacgcACAAAATagtgaaaaataaatgaaaaaaatattttatttctgcATTGAAAATGGAGTAATATAGTTTTGGCTTTTGTATGTTCAAATATTAGAAGaggtatataaataaaacaaataatatatttatttgttcctttttgatataaaatatttatttactatattataaatgtaGAAAGATTCAAATtcaaacatatatttaaaaaaattacaatataaaaatggcaTAATATGAGATATAGAAAggtgcatatatatgtaaaagtATACAatacaattatattatttttacaacatTAATATAGGTATATAATgggtttatatataataggcCAGTTTAAAGAATTGGCTGCAGCATGGattagtttattttttcacaaaaaaaacgatatatatgtaataatgtTCTTATTATAGAATATGCCcctttccatatttttttttatatactcaCCCAACTATAggatattcatttttgttttttactTTCCAATTCGatgacatatttttaaaaagaagGAAGCAATTATACTCATGTCCT is part of the Plasmodium chabaudi chabaudi strain AS genome assembly, chromosome: 6 genome and encodes:
- a CDS encoding kelch domain-containing protein, putative, coding for MNAISKNHINTSLMKGNYINDDRMDTVINNTDKDEINNNDIYPSLCFTNDIINGEIVYNGKQDNMNIIDPEYNINNVNSDINNMPECTGSNETNNSYTDNNTICSELNIEKNEEPTDDIKIVYSYVVNDSKRQMNSNNELISINITIDENKKYVLRKKINKLPFFRYGHFLCLTKNGCILAIGGTDGRKKYALIEKYCHEKKKWKQINLMHFSRSNFCGICTGDNNLFVLGGEGNQHILKSVEYYDSKINSWRSLPPLNCVRHSASAIIFDNTIFIIGGKDGVGNYGKVHKSVEMLNLNEKNMKWEMCEPLKQARLALVAIVFDNKIYAIGGSTGVKDLKSVEIYDFKKNEWTEGPNLNFARSNFVAFIWKNHLVVYGGINNTNGDFLNCAEILKEKTNRWMLLNETLES